In the Pseudanabaena sp. PCC 7367 genome, one interval contains:
- a CDS encoding M48 family metallopeptidase: protein MTTGNFDRTQVEQLEQFAQQNPSGYKLRVALLAVLGYAYIATIAVLLLSLLWFLRNLIVGPGASVSSDITLMIFLIVVVVLGIAGVGIYNPTGVEIKRDQAPQLFIAIDEICSKLNTPPVHRVILEDNLNAGMLQFPRLGVLGWEENFLFIGLPLMQVNSVDQLRSVLAHEIAHLAGSHSRFSNWIHHLRTIWSEHNKKSRSPLLTPFFKWYLPFFNAYTYVLSRANEYEADRHAGQITGSEHDAQSLVNLYLYTYHLQRIFWRNIYAQAKDWREPPKDLFTRMLQSLRQPLPTEKAQIWLDLALTGQTDADDTHPALAERLAAHNYIPQIPEPLTTTAAEYYLGSELPAIAAKFDQRFQKSTIPLWQQLHATAKQRASRLERFKTKAETNSFSIDELWLYAELVGKLHQEKQALQLWQNLLERQPNHAHANYHVGKILLEQGDEAGVALMEQAIALSYHYAVSGSELLLKFYRQLEQSDRATYYLQQYKEQCQKFEITAKARLTIKEEDQFLPHQLSEFMQRQLHEHLALYPEIARAYLVQKQPQLLPEQPLYLLVLVRRIARSLQSPQSTDLQSSDPRVSFDRYDQLVAILSQTIDFPAELKIEVLAETQSQKLWQMIKRVDQSLLYRV, encoded by the coding sequence ATGACCACCGGGAATTTCGATCGCACGCAAGTTGAGCAGCTAGAGCAGTTTGCCCAGCAAAACCCTTCCGGCTATAAGCTGCGGGTAGCGTTGTTGGCAGTCCTGGGCTATGCCTACATCGCCACGATCGCGGTTCTGTTGCTGAGTTTGCTCTGGTTTTTACGCAATCTAATAGTAGGGCCAGGTGCTTCCGTCTCCAGCGATATCACCCTGATGATCTTTTTGATTGTGGTAGTGGTGCTGGGCATTGCTGGGGTTGGCATCTACAATCCCACCGGGGTAGAGATCAAACGTGATCAAGCACCCCAGTTGTTCATCGCGATCGATGAAATTTGTAGCAAGCTGAATACGCCCCCAGTCCACCGCGTAATCCTGGAAGATAATCTCAATGCTGGCATGTTGCAATTTCCGCGCCTGGGTGTGCTGGGCTGGGAAGAGAATTTCTTATTTATTGGCTTGCCATTGATGCAGGTCAATTCAGTGGATCAACTGCGATCGGTTTTAGCCCATGAGATCGCCCACCTGGCGGGCAGTCATTCTCGCTTTTCTAACTGGATTCACCACTTGCGCACGATCTGGTCGGAACATAATAAAAAAAGCCGATCGCCTTTGCTGACTCCTTTTTTTAAATGGTATTTGCCATTTTTTAATGCCTATACCTATGTACTCTCCCGCGCCAATGAATACGAAGCCGATCGCCATGCTGGCCAAATCACGGGCAGCGAGCATGATGCTCAATCATTGGTAAACCTCTACCTTTACACCTATCATTTACAGCGCATTTTCTGGCGCAACATCTACGCACAGGCCAAGGACTGGCGCGAACCACCCAAAGATCTGTTTACGCGGATGTTGCAATCGTTACGGCAACCGCTGCCAACCGAAAAAGCGCAGATATGGCTGGATCTCGCCCTGACTGGGCAAACCGATGCAGATGACACTCACCCCGCCCTGGCCGAGCGATTGGCCGCCCACAACTATATCCCCCAGATACCTGAACCATTAACCACCACAGCAGCAGAATATTATCTGGGTAGCGAATTACCAGCGATCGCCGCCAAGTTTGATCAGCGCTTCCAGAAATCGACCATTCCCCTGTGGCAGCAATTACACGCCACCGCCAAACAGCGCGCGAGTCGGTTAGAGCGATTTAAAACCAAAGCAGAAACTAATTCATTTTCGATCGATGAGTTGTGGTTATATGCCGAACTGGTGGGTAAATTGCACCAGGAAAAACAAGCATTGCAATTATGGCAAAACCTGCTGGAACGGCAACCTAATCATGCCCATGCCAATTATCATGTGGGCAAAATCTTGCTAGAGCAGGGCGATGAAGCGGGGGTGGCGCTCATGGAACAGGCGATCGCCCTGAGCTATCACTATGCCGTGAGTGGCAGTGAATTGTTACTTAAGTTCTATCGTCAGCTTGAACAGAGCGATCGCGCTACCTATTACTTGCAACAATACAAAGAGCAATGCCAGAAATTTGAGATTACAGCTAAAGCAAGACTAACGATCAAAGAAGAGGATCAATTTTTACCTCACCAACTCTCTGAGTTTATGCAGCGGCAACTCCACGAGCATCTAGCCCTCTATCCAGAAATAGCCAGAGCCTATTTAGTTCAAAAGCAGCCACAGCTCCTACCGGAACAGCCTTTATATCTATTAGTTCTGGTGCGCAGAATTGCCCGATCGTTGCAATCGCCCCAATCAACTGATCTACAAAGTAGCGATCCACGGGTCAGTTTCGATCGCTATGACCAACTTGTGGCAATCCTGAGCCAGACGATCGATTTTCCAGCGGAGCTTAAGATCGAAGTCCTGGCAGAAACCCAATCGCAAAAGTTGTGGCAAATGATTAAACGGGTTGATCAATCTTTGCTCTACCGAGTCTAG
- a CDS encoding hybrid sensor histidine kinase/response regulator: MKPPVVKWYRSLSFQGILGLVLIAMWLVGGIVLVMHTRGKKLVSGEAVKLIEQTGNNAVAELHGRALEIEALARSLAATTEGLPREPSQFKNIVPQLLDFQGDLDIAGGGVWPEPGKFAANVERHSFFWGRNKDGKLQYYDDYNQPGPGYHHEEWYVAVRHSNPGNCVWSRSYMDPYSYQPMVTCTVATFDRQQQFSGTVTVDLKLEGLQAFAAAISQKTGGYVFILDRDNKFITFPQLEQVKRFNPGTQGNHTEEFILAAEFASREPLFAPLAQAVEQVNQEIIDRAQQMPEYEPTVAQQIDQDSYQINAAEAKLLAATLIDPLNLNYSDTKLYRSQINLDQDLLLDEPARAFIFTVPSSYWKLVVVKPIAEIDAVANDIIELLILYVVATILLVLFFVYIALNRFLISPLSHTTDAVRQMGELVAKKDFSRIQDVQIESPGKDEIGLLARVFNFLSTQVVTQHNQLKQTNIELESRVARRTNEYRQASEAAESANLAKSEFLANMSHELRTPLNGILGYTQILQRSQTMTDKEQHGINVIHHCGNHLLTLINDVLDLSKIEARRMELFPKHFNFRSFLQGVVEISMVRAEQKGIKLVYAPAPDLPIAVVADEKRLRQVLLNLLGNAIKFTDQGTVTLTVRRVEPDHKKGHPPANQQQQVDNLSSDPPPIESYKGNSNNTDPLPDNGDRPIVSQLRFQIEDTGVGMGTEQLETIFLPFEQVGESTRKAEGTGLGLSISLKIVEMMGSTIQVASQIGKGSQFWFDLDLVELPGGHSEMSLSQHGLISGYVGHKLKIMVVDDKWENRSVVTSMLAPIGFEMLEAENGEQALAIALANKPDLIITDLMMPVMDGFQLLSAVRQSEQLSSIQVIVSSASVFDADQQKSLDAGADDFIPKPVQSTELLQQLQSHLAITWTYTGSGDRQETIKLQQPDGSFIITNLDNSDNLDMIAPQAEVLDRLFELSVRGNFKEIQREASKIELLNPSYANFSAHLNHLAQSFNQKQILKFISWYRNQTM; the protein is encoded by the coding sequence ATGAAACCGCCAGTCGTCAAATGGTATCGCAGCTTAAGCTTCCAGGGAATATTAGGCTTGGTGTTGATCGCCATGTGGTTAGTGGGCGGGATTGTTCTGGTCATGCATACCAGGGGCAAAAAGCTAGTTTCAGGCGAGGCAGTCAAGCTAATCGAACAAACTGGCAATAATGCTGTAGCTGAGCTGCATGGTCGTGCCCTGGAGATCGAGGCACTAGCCCGCAGTCTCGCCGCAACCACCGAGGGATTGCCCCGGGAGCCCAGTCAATTCAAAAACATAGTGCCCCAACTACTTGATTTTCAGGGCGATCTGGATATTGCTGGCGGGGGAGTGTGGCCAGAGCCAGGCAAGTTTGCTGCCAATGTTGAAAGGCATAGCTTCTTTTGGGGCAGAAACAAAGATGGCAAGCTGCAATATTACGATGACTACAATCAACCAGGTCCCGGCTACCACCATGAAGAATGGTATGTGGCAGTTCGGCATAGCAATCCTGGCAATTGTGTCTGGAGCCGCTCCTATATGGACCCCTATTCCTATCAACCGATGGTGACCTGCACCGTGGCCACCTTCGATCGCCAGCAGCAATTTTCTGGCACAGTAACGGTTGATCTCAAACTAGAGGGCTTGCAGGCATTTGCAGCAGCAATTAGCCAAAAAACCGGTGGCTATGTGTTCATTCTCGATCGGGATAACAAATTTATTACCTTTCCGCAACTTGAACAGGTTAAGCGGTTTAATCCAGGCACCCAGGGCAATCACACCGAAGAATTTATTCTGGCCGCTGAATTTGCGAGCCGTGAGCCATTATTTGCCCCTCTCGCCCAGGCCGTTGAGCAGGTAAATCAAGAAATTATCGATCGGGCACAACAAATGCCTGAATATGAACCCACTGTAGCCCAGCAAATCGATCAAGATAGCTATCAAATTAATGCGGCCGAAGCGAAATTATTGGCAGCCACATTAATCGACCCATTGAACCTGAATTACAGCGATACCAAGCTCTATCGATCGCAAATCAACCTGGATCAAGATTTGTTGCTAGATGAACCAGCCAGAGCATTTATTTTTACAGTGCCTTCTTCTTACTGGAAGCTAGTTGTGGTCAAGCCGATCGCAGAGATCGATGCGGTGGCAAACGACATTATTGAGTTATTAATTTTATATGTAGTAGCCACAATCCTATTGGTTTTGTTTTTTGTTTATATTGCCCTCAATCGTTTCTTGATTTCGCCCCTATCTCATACCACTGATGCGGTAAGGCAGATGGGTGAGCTGGTGGCAAAAAAAGATTTCTCCCGAATTCAAGATGTCCAGATTGAATCCCCCGGCAAAGATGAGATCGGTCTATTAGCCAGGGTCTTTAACTTTCTCAGCACCCAGGTAGTGACCCAGCATAATCAACTCAAGCAAACTAATATTGAACTAGAATCGAGGGTAGCTCGGCGCACCAACGAATATCGGCAGGCATCGGAGGCAGCCGAATCTGCGAATTTAGCCAAAAGCGAATTTCTGGCCAACATGAGCCACGAATTGCGAACCCCCCTCAATGGCATCTTGGGCTATACCCAGATTTTGCAGCGATCGCAAACCATGACCGATAAAGAGCAGCATGGCATTAATGTGATCCACCATTGCGGTAATCATCTGCTCACCTTGATCAACGATGTGCTCGATCTGTCTAAAATTGAAGCCCGACGGATGGAGCTATTCCCCAAGCATTTTAATTTTCGATCTTTTCTACAAGGAGTAGTGGAAATATCGATGGTGCGGGCTGAGCAAAAGGGAATTAAATTGGTTTATGCTCCAGCACCAGACCTGCCGATCGCAGTGGTTGCCGATGAGAAACGCCTGCGGCAGGTATTGCTCAACCTGCTAGGCAACGCAATTAAATTCACCGATCAAGGAACAGTCACACTCACGGTTAGGCGGGTTGAACCTGATCATAAAAAGGGGCATCCCCCCGCCAACCAACAGCAGCAGGTTGACAATTTAAGCAGCGACCCGCCACCGATCGAATCTTACAAAGGTAATAGTAATAATACAGACCCGTTACCTGATAACGGCGATCGCCCTATTGTCAGCCAACTCCGCTTCCAAATCGAAGATACGGGCGTGGGCATGGGGACAGAGCAGCTAGAGACGATCTTTCTGCCCTTTGAGCAAGTTGGGGAATCAACACGCAAAGCAGAGGGAACAGGCCTAGGTCTTTCGATCAGCCTCAAAATTGTGGAAATGATGGGTAGCACAATTCAGGTTGCCAGCCAGATCGGCAAAGGCAGTCAGTTTTGGTTTGATTTAGATTTGGTCGAATTGCCAGGAGGACACAGTGAAATGAGCCTTAGTCAGCATGGCCTCATTTCCGGCTATGTCGGCCATAAACTCAAAATTATGGTGGTAGATGACAAGTGGGAAAATCGATCGGTAGTGACCAGTATGTTGGCACCGATTGGCTTTGAGATGCTAGAAGCGGAGAATGGTGAACAGGCCTTAGCGATCGCTTTGGCCAATAAACCAGATCTAATTATTACTGACTTAATGATGCCAGTGATGGACGGTTTTCAGCTCTTGAGCGCAGTGCGTCAATCTGAGCAACTAAGTTCGATTCAAGTGATTGTTTCTTCGGCCAGTGTGTTTGATGCCGATCAACAAAAAAGTCTTGATGCTGGAGCCGATGATTTTATCCCCAAACCAGTGCAATCAACCGAATTGCTTCAACAATTGCAATCCCATTTAGCCATTACATGGACATATACAGGATCTGGCGATCGTCAAGAGACAATAAAATTACAGCAACCGGACGGCTCATTCATAATTACAAATCTTGATAACTCTGACAATCTGGATATGATTGCACCTCAAGCCGAAGTGCTCGATCGCCTCTTTGAACTATCAGTACGAGGCAACTTTAAGGAAATCCAAAGAGAAGCCAGCAAAATTGAGCTGCTCAATCCCAGCTATGCCAATTTTTCGGCTCATCTAAACCATCTAGCGCAGAGCTTTAATCAAAAACAGATCCTTAAGTTCATCAGTTGGTATCGCAATCAAACCATGTGA
- a CDS encoding response regulator: MPQPRKDIILAIDDNTMNIDDNTTNIEVLSDFLDGLGYEVWISLDGEGALKILAHDQPDLILLDVLMPHGIDGFETCLQIKTNPLTKHMPIVFMTAMAVKCQLPISTASITWQIADVNDVCK, from the coding sequence ATGCCCCAACCAAGGAAAGACATCATTCTGGCGATCGATGACAATACTATGAATATTGATGACAATACCACGAATATAGAAGTGCTGTCAGACTTCCTGGATGGCTTGGGCTATGAGGTATGGATATCCCTGGATGGCGAAGGAGCGCTCAAAATTCTGGCACATGATCAACCGGATCTGATTTTGCTAGACGTGTTAATGCCCCATGGCATAGATGGATTTGAGACTTGTTTACAGATCAAGACCAATCCACTCACCAAGCACATGCCGATCGTATTCATGACTGCGATGGCTGTTAAATGTCAATTACCAATTTCGACGGCGTCAATTACTTGGCAAATAGCGGATGTAAATGACGTGTGCAAATGA